Proteins from a genomic interval of Lolium perenne isolate Kyuss_39 chromosome 1, Kyuss_2.0, whole genome shotgun sequence:
- the LOC127307767 gene encoding uncharacterized protein, with the protein MASQQPRLPPPPPPLKKKSPPAAPTTISDLGDDLLREVFLHLPSLPSLVRAALACPAFLRAVRSSPAFRRRFRELHPPPLLGVFLDIHDPSIPVFAPIRRHSDRDHAAAIRGADVFFTVLPEDDNGPDPQWSMEYCRDGFVVLVNWEIKKMAVYDPLTRSPDLFPVPPDEICCDMYVEFHVLASEENHRPFHVVSVSHEKWGAQAAVFSSDTREWKVFPFSEDGYSSLNGTLVNGSVYWAFTSETNIRVLNIATLQFSRIEPPLHTEGQEEFKPGETKDGKLCLVCAVQLMLVVWVRRPDNNNGEDRWALDKTFSLQDDTHNISRYCLDDDVSLHIVAIIAGFVYFSTFCERRPNSCHFMCFCLETEELSKLCTVTHSNISYPYIMAFPPSLVCNKVNPQLEGA; encoded by the coding sequence ATGGCCTCTCAGCAACCGCggctgccaccgccgccgccgccgctgaagAAGAAATCCCCGCCAGCTGCTCCCACCACCATAAGCGACCTCGGCGACGACCTCCTGCGCGAGGTATTTCTCCACCTCCCCTCCCTCCCGAGCCTCGTCCGCGCCGCACTCGCCTGCCCCGCCTTCCTCCGCGCCGTCCGCTCGTCTCCCGCCTTCCGCCGCCGCTTCCGCGAGCTACACCCTCCACCGCTCCTCGGCGTATTCCTCGACATACACGATCCATCCATACCCGTCTTCGCGCCCATCCGCCGCCACTCCGACCGGGACCACGCTGCCGCCATCCGCGGCGCGGACGTCTTCTTTACCGTGCTCCCCGAAGACGATAATGGCCCCGATCCCCAATGGTCAATGGAATACTGCCGCGACGGATTTGTTGTCCTCGTCAACTGGGAAATCAAGAAAATGGCCGTCTACGATCCCCTCACACGGTCCCCGGATCTCTTCCCCGTGCCGCCGGACGAGATCTGCTGCGACATGTACGTTGAGTTCCACGTGCTCGCCTCCGAAGAAAACCACAGGCCCTTCCATGTTGTCTCTGTCTCTCACGAAAAGTGGGGGGCACAGGCCGCGGTCTTCTCATCAGACACCAGAGAGTGGAAGGTTTTCCCATTTTCGGAGGATGGATATAGCTCTCTGAATGGTACGCTAGTGAATGGCTCTGTTTATTGGGCATTCACCAGCGAGACCAACATCCGCGTGCTGAACATAGCCACGCTGCAGTTCTCTCGGATCGAGCCGCCGCTGCATACCGAAGGGCAAGAGGAATTTAAGCCCGGCGAGACCAAAGATGGGAAGCTCTGTCTGGTTTGCGCAGTTCAACTCATGCTTGTTGTCTGGGTCCGGAGACCCGACAACAACAACGGTGAAGACAGATGGGCGCTGGATAAGACATTTTCGCTGCAGGATGATACACATAACATCTCTCGGTATTGTCTGGATGATGATGTTTCGCTCCATATTGTGGCGATTATTGCTGGATTTGTTTATTTCTCCACCTTCTGTGAGAGGCGTCCAAATTCTTGTCACTTCATGTGCTTCTGCCTTGAAACTGAGGAGCTGAGTAAGCTCTGCACTGTCACCCACTCCAATATTTCCTATCCCTACATCATGGCGTTCCCTCCTTCATTGGTATGCAACAAGGTGAACCCTCAACTCGAAGGGGCTTGA